GCCGAGCAAGACCAAGGCGAGCATCGAGCTCGCCGTCGGCAGCGATCGGTACGACGACGACACCTTTCGCGACGGCGGCTGGCGGTACGTGCGTGGCCTGCAGGTGATGTAGTCGCGATAGCCGTCAGGCGTGACGCTCACCGGCAGGCCACGCACGTACCGCCAGCCGCCGTCGCGAAAGGTGTCGTCGTCGTACCGATCGCTGCCGACGGCGAGCTCGATGCTCGCCTTGGTCTTGCTCGGCAGCTGACGCACCTTGTCGAACTCGACCGTCTTCTGGAAATACTCCACGCCGTCCCACACGACGGGGCCTTTGAAGTAGTTCCACGTCATCACGGTCGTGAACGGTGCCGTCGGCGGCGGGTCGGTCCGTCGGCTCGTCTCCCACGCCGGCAGCGACACGACCGGCCGGGTCGTGACCCAGTCGATGTCACACGTCGGCACAAGACAGTCGGGCTGCCCGATGTTCTCGGCGTAGGTCAGGTGCACGTCGTGGCCACGGCGGACTTGGTCTTCCCAGCGATCGACGTGCTGGGACCACTCCGGCTTGGTGGCCAGGACGACTTGGTTGTAGCCGGGATCCGAATCGAGGAAGACGCGACGAGCGTTGGGGTTCAGGTCGTCTGGCAGGAAGCACGCGCCGCTCACGTTGAGGTAGACGTCCGCCGACTTCGCGACGTCGCTGAAGGCCTCGCGGCTCATGCCGAAGTGCTTGTCGTGCAGCAGCACGTAGCACCATTTGTTCGCCAGCTGCGGCGCGTGACGTGCGAAGAACGTCTTGAAGAAGTCGAGCGTGTACGACGGATCGTCGACCGGATAGTTGCTGACCGGATGATGCGGCCAAGTCCACGTGTCCTCGTGGTAGTAGACGTCATGTCCCAGCTCTGACAGGGCCAGCAGGTAGTGGAAGTAGTCCCACGCGACCCCGCCGAGCGGATACTGCCCCACAAGCCCGCCGACGATGATGCGGAGCTTGTCGCGCACGCCCGGACGCTACGGCAGGAAGTCGGCGACCTTCGCGGTTGCTTCCGGTGCGGCCAGAGGTGATACGGTGTCTTCTGGCTGAAGCACGATCCGCTCGTCATAGTCGCGACGTTTCGGATTTGGCTTGCGATGAACTTCGAGCACGCCGTCCACGAGGTTCAGGATCCAGTACTCCTCGACTCTTGCTTCGGCGTAGCCGCGAAGCTTCGCTCCGCGGTCGAGTTGAAGCGTCGAGCGTGAAATCTCGACCGCGAGCGCGGCGGATCGTGGGTGACTCATGCCTCGCTGAATCTGCCCGCGAACAACGGCGATGTCCGGCTCAGGCTCCGACGTGTCACTGACACGCAGCGGATTCTGCGTCCTCAAGTAAAACGTGTCCTCCGGGAAAACCCTCCTGCACCAGCGGTCGAGATTCAGGAAGGCCCAGACATGATCCTCGCTTTGCGGTGGCATTTCGATGATCTCTCCGTCGATGAACTCCGTCCGCCAATTGTCGAAGACACCGGCGTTTACCGCGGCGTCGAATCGCTCGCGTGACCACTTCGGTGAACGCGGCTGCGTGAAGGCGTCGCCGGCTTCGACAACTTGTGCTGCAGGCGATTTGCGATCGCACTCCACCTCGGATCGCGTCGAGACAGGCTCTTCGAGAAGAACGCTCATCACGGAAATACTACCACACAACAGCGCGAAGACGCCCCGGCCGGGAAGCCAGGGCGTCTGTCCGATGATCGAAGAGCGAAGGCTCTACTTCCGAGGCGTGGGAATCAACGGTGGCTTCTTGCCGTCATCGACCGGCTTCTTGACGCCGTCGGTACTCA
Above is a genomic segment from Planctomycetota bacterium containing:
- a CDS encoding Uma2 family endonuclease → MSVLLEEPVSTRSEVECDRKSPAAQVVEAGDAFTQPRSPKWSRERFDAAVNAGVFDNWRTEFIDGEIIEMPPQSEDHVWAFLNLDRWCRRVFPEDTFYLRTQNPLRVSDTSEPEPDIAVVRGQIQRGMSHPRSAALAVEISRSTLQLDRGAKLRGYAEARVEEYWILNLVDGVLEVHRKPNPKRRDYDERIVLQPEDTVSPLAAPEATAKVADFLP